TTGGTTCGGATTGATGTAATTCGGTTATTATTAAAGTACATTCTTATCATTCTATGTTTGTTGGTGTTATTGTCTGCTATTAATCAAATGGTTGGCATTGTGGTTTCAAGTTTTTATAGCAAACATATAGTGCATCTTTTCTATATTAAATTATTTATACTTTGGCTTGGGTTTGTATGCACAGCCTATTGTTGGGTGGTTTGGCATGATTTATATGGTGCTAGAAGACCATGCGATTAATTGGATTAATGTTTATGGCAGGGTCATTGCTTATCTTGATGTATCTGTTCTTGTCAGAAGTTAAGGAAGTGCTCACATACTCAATTCCATGCGATATCCACTATGAACAAGATGTACGTGTATTTGAATTAGACCAACGACAAGTATTGATCTTGAATCAAACCATCAGCGATGAAGGAAGTGATTAGCCGGATTTGCTGCACGGTTAACGAGGTAATGCTGATGTTTCGTTTGATGTTATTGAGCATATTAATGTTGGTAGCAATATATTTTACTTACCACTAAGCGTGAAATTGTAGACTTTGGATAAGTCTTTATAAAGTTATGGAAAACTATTGAAATAGTATGAATTGGCGAGTCATTTATAGACTTCACCATCCTGAAGTCGTTTACGACCCTACCTACTATTTATATTTAATCGATAGATAGAGATAACAAAATGATATTTGATATTTGGGGTCAATTAGATGACCTACGCCGTTCAGAGAAGGCGGTATTAGGCTGGCTTGCCAGCAATGCAGTGGGAAATACTTGGACTGTCAAATTCTCCCAAAAAGAAGTGATGTACGAACTTGGATTTACCCAACCTACGGTGAGTAAGGCTGTATCACGACTGAAAGAACTTGGATATGTGAATGGAAAACCCAGGGCTCGAAGTGTATATGTGGATTTTGACAAGTTAGATTCGTTGCGAATGTGATTGTACGACATTAATTCAGACTTACTAACTCAGCGATTTGTTAAGTTTAACACTTTGATTCTACCTAATAATTATTTATCCATGATTATGGATGCTAATGGATGAAAAGTAAGGAAACTATTATTTATTTGAGTGATATATATGAAAAGAATATTAGCTTTAATGCAGAAGTGGACCCCAATGGTTGGACACATAAGCTAACTTCTTAAGTGGTTGAGCCAGCTCATGCAGCGTATCTCTGCCTACCAAAGTAGGCTTCATCAGGGGTGAGGTCATTGAGTCCCTGATGGTTACGCTCCTCATTATAAAACACCATGTAGTGGCCGATTTCAAGCTCTGCTTCTCGGGGTGTGGTGTAAGCTTTTAAGTAAACCTCCTCATATTTCAGGCTTCTCCATAATCGCTCGATGAAAACATTGTCGACCCAGCGTCCTTTCCCATCCATGCTTATCCTGACTCCGTGGTCGATTAGCTTCTGTGTGAATTCGGTGCTGGTAAACTGACTGCCTTGATCTGAGTTGAAGATATCTGGCGGTTCATAATGTTTAAGCGCCTCTTCAAGGGCTTCGATACAAAAGCTCGTGTCCATCGTGTTGGATAGCCGCCAAGAGAGCACCTTTCGGCTATACCAGTCGATAATGGCGACTAAATACAGGAACCCCTTAGCCATAGGGATATACGTGATGTCAATCGCCCAAGCTTGGTTCGGGTAAGTGACTTCGATATCACGCAAAAGGTAGGGATAAACCTTGTGTGCTTTGTTCGCCAGGGTCGTTCGAGGCTTGGGGTAAATAGCCCCGATACCCATGTCTCGTATGAGCCGAACGACACGTTTACGATTAACGTTATGGCCTTTTTTAGCCAACTCATTTCGAATGCGTCTGCTCCCCATGAACGGATACTGAAGGTGAATTTCATCAATCATGCGGCGCAGTTCAATCTCTTCAGCAGAGAGTCCTATGGGTTGATAGTAAGCAGTAGAGCGAGCAATACTGAGAAGCTCACACTGGCGCTTTATTGGCAATTGGGTGGATTAACCAGCGAGCTCTTTCGCTGGGCTCGGTCTAACGACCGAGCACTTTGGCCAAAAAATCATTTTCCATCGTCAATTGACCAATCTTAGCGTGCAGTTTGTCCACTTCTTCAGAGCTGTCCTTGCCTGACTGGCTTTCAGAGGCAAAAATCATGGCTGCATTTTCGAGCAGCTCTTTTTTCCATGTAGAGATTTGGTTAGCGTGAAGGTTGTATTTCTGAGCTAACTCAGCGACAGTTTTATCACCTCTAGCAGCATCAAGCGCCACCTTAGCTTTAAATTCGGGTGAGTGGTTTCTACGTTTTCTAGTCATAATCTGTTCCAGTATTTTTAGGTACTATACAAACAGATCAATCACTTAAAGTCATGTCCGAAAATTGGGGGCCACTTCTGAGTCTTAATATTTGGACTTGTCACTAGTGGTAAGTTAGTCGAAATGTGACAAGAACTTGAAGAAGGATACTATTAGTTCTAATCTTGCGTTCTACCTCTAGAATAAACACCTATATTTGTCATATTCTGAATAATTCAACATAAAGATAAAGGCTAAATATGGACAGTAAAACTCGTGCCGAACTAGGAAATATACTGACAGATCAGGAAAAGCTGTTAGAGATCTTATCGCAAAATCCTGCTGCTCTTGAAGGTTACCCCAACTTGCAGTCTCATGTTACGGATAAGAATCAAAAGTCGATAGAATATAGGCGTGCGATTAGAAATAAAGAGTTTACCAAGGATGATTATCGAGACGAGATCCTGTCAAAGCTGGATTGGTTTGGGTATGAGGCCTGTTGTGAATTAGATATGGATTTCATTATTAATACTGTTGCCGCCAAGTGTGGTGCAGATATTGATGCAGTTAAACACATTACTATAGAAGATATTGGTGTTGATAGAGTCAGCCGCTTACTGCATATGATCGGTGAGGCGATGTACTCTAAGTTAGATTCGTTACCTTCTTTCCCTTGGGAGGCAAAAAAAGGTCAGACGAATCATGCCTTTTGGAAAAAGTGCCACTTAGCCTACGACGCGATGATGATTGAAGGTTATAGCAGTCATTATAAACTGAATGAATGGGCGCAACTGACACTCGGTGTGTCGTGTCCACAAAGTTTTCCTAGATTTGCCAGAACTTATGGTGACCCTCGATTGATCGAAAGTTGGGTTAAATGGTCTGAGTGGACTGAAAAAAACGATTAGCCAAAAGTTTGATAGACATTGTGAAAAAAAGGGAGGTCAGCATTGAGCTGAACTCCCTTTTTTTGCCTATTTGAAAGACAGATTTAATGATATCCCTTGGGTATCACTTCGCCCAAAATTTGTTGGAGTCACAGAGAAGTTGTTGGGCGCAAATCTTGTAGTAACAGCGTAACTCACTGTATAGGCTAGCAACGCACCGACCAAAACATCACTGGACCAGTGCTTTTCGCCATACATGCGCGAATAGCCAACATAGTTTGAAGCAATGTAGGCGGGTAATCCATAGCTAAGTCCATATCGATGATGCAAAAAAGCAGCACCACTAAATGCTGCAGCGGTGTGGCCTGAAGGGAAGCTGTCAAAATTACTGCCGTTTGGGCGCTCAGCATCAACTAAAAATTTTGTGGTATGCGTTATCCCTTGTGTAATCGCAAATCCTTTTGTTAGTTCCCACATTCCTTGATTGTCATCTTTAGACCATGCAATAGCTAGTGCAGAAAGTGGAAGGGCAAATTGTCCAATATCTCCGGCGGTTTCTGTTTTGGATTTTGCAATTACCGATGTGCTGATGGTTGCGGCAATAATTAAGGTTGCTTTTTTTTTCATGGAACTCTCTTAGGTGATGATTGAGCGAGTTCCCTTCGCAATAAAACAAGGCACAGTGAATGGTGTTGTGCTTAGTGACTGATATTCCCACCGAGGTTGATCATTGTGACACCCGATACGATCAGTAGAAGCCCGACAATCACTTGCCCATTTGGGACTTTTCCAAACATTGCTTGAACCAAAGCGATAAGCACAATTCCAACACCACACCAAATCGCGTAGGCGGTAGAGCTTGACATGCCAGAAGCCGTTGCCAGAGATAAGAAGTAAAAAGCCGCAGCATAACCCAGAGCACACCCTACCGAAGGAGCAAACTTGGTGAAACCGTTTGTGAAAGGGAGAAGTGTGGTAGCGATAACTTCAGAAATAATGGCAATAGCTAAATAGAACATGTTGTTACCTCTCTTTGTGTTTGGAGTTCCATCATGTCTGATTTTGTTTTTCTAGAGTAATACGTCGTTTTTGGAAAGCGTTAGAAATGAGCTTCTACTGGATAGTGAATGTTTAAATTCTTCAATTTATTGAGTCTTATGAATTACATATTATGGTGGGATGTAGTCAACCGAGGCTGCGTAAAGCGCTTTACTAAAAAACAATTAAATACTTTTCTAATTATCTCCAATAGTCTTCAAATTGCTTAGAAAGATTTGAATGAATAAATTGGCCTCATTGAGATTCATAGTGACATCGAAACCTTTAACACGATAGGTGCTGTGAATAAAAAACGTTGAAATGAGGCTTAACAATGAAGAAATCAATCTTAGCAGCAACTTTTGCTTTAACGACAGCTTTCGCTGCTCAAGCGTCAGAGGTGCACAAACCAGACATGCAATTTCTCGAGAAGGTGGGTGCTGTTGGTATTACTCAAGACAACTGGGATCGTGAAAACGAGTCAATGACTTATCAGCAGGCATACAAGTTTACTCATCATATCAAAATGAGCCCGGGTAATTATGTTTGGAATCTGGGAGACACAAAGCAGCGTTTAGACCTAGATAAATTAACCGGCAACGATTTTGATGGTGAATACCCGTTGAGCGTTATCTTACCGGGGCGCTTAAAGGCCGATTCGCTTGTTGTATTGAAAGATGGCGAACTTGTTCACGAGCAATACTGGAATGGTATGCACAAGGCAAAAACTCACTTAGAGATGTCCGCCACTAAGTCTTACACCGCCATTCTCCTTGCGACGTTTGTTGCTGAAGGTCGCGTCAACATGAAAGACCAAATCACACAGTACCTCCCAGAACTAAAAGGCTCTGGGTTTGATGGTGCAACTGTTGAGCAAGTCGCGGATATGCGCTCTGGTATCTTTGTTCATAAGAATGTTGGTGGCATGTACAGCGACAAGATGAGTGAAACTCAAGATTGGAATGGACCATCTAAATACGATTACAAGAATATTATAGAAGTGGCTCAAGAGCTAACTTCACGCACAGACGTAAAACGCGGTGAAGCATTCGACTATCTATGCATGAATACCGAGATGCTCGCTCAGGTCATGGAGCGCCTAGAAGGTAAGCGGTACGCGGAAATTCTAGAAGAAAGGCTATTTAAACAGATGGGTGCGGAATACGGTGCGGAAATGATGACGAACCGAGACGGTGAAGCCATTGCATCTGGTGGCCTGCACATCACCGCTCGTGACGGTGTGAAGTTAATGCACATCCTAATGAACGAAGGTAAAAACAACCTTGGTGAACAGGTAGTACCAAAGCAGTTCATTGAAGACCTCATTGAAGGAAATGACGAAGTTAAGAGCGCTTGGAAACATGACCCATTCTCAGCACTACTTGCAGACGCTTGGTACAAAGATCAAATCCGTGTTCTCAATGTTGACGGCCGTCGTTACATCACGTTTGTCGGTGTCTCTGGTCAAGTCACGGTCGGTGAACCAGCAACCAAAACGGTGATAAAAATGCATGGCTCTCAAGATGATTGGCAGCATCCACGCACGGTATCTATGACGTTTTTAGATGTCGTGCCAACACTTCTCAAAGCTGTTGACGAGCTTAAATAACAAGTTTGTAGCGGCACAGTAGCCATGCTGCTCAATCATAACGGATTCCCAAATGGATGCGGTAGAAACGATAGGGATGTTGATAGCTTCAGGAATAAGCAAGAGGGCTATTTATGAGGTGCATAGGAGTATTTATTTAGCACCTTGAATACACACTTAATCGTAACGAGTAACAACAATGAAAAAATCAATTATCGCACTAGCTATGGTGTCATCTTTCGCAGCTAACGCAGCATACCTAGATGAAAAAACAGGTGAAGTAGTCGTAGCAGAGAATCCAGAGCTATTAGGTGATTCCAGTGGTTCTCAAGAAGAGAAGGTTAACTATGGTGATCCAACCGCTAGCTATACTGGTCTTGGCCTAGAGCGCGCTGGCTCAAACTCTAAAGTAACCGGTGTTTGGGGTATGGGTGAGCACATCATAACGGGTGAAGTGGGTTATCACCATCGCGATAAAAACGTTAACTTCCGTGGTCGATACTTCAATATCGACCGTGATACTAACTTTGGTTGGTCTGTAGACGCTATGGGCCACAAAGCTAAGAAAGATGGTGTCTCTGATTCTTCACTCGTTGGTTTAGTGGGTGGTCTATACAAATGGCAAGCCACAGACAACATTATTATTGCTCCTATGCTTTACGCTGGTTATGGAAGCTTAAGCGTAGAGGGTAAACAAGACGGTGATAAGAAAAAATACTCGCGATCTAGTGGTCTGATTCAGACTGGTGTTTATGGTATGTATGGATTTGAGGCAGGCCACTGGCTATATGCAAACCCTAAAACAACCTACATTGAGAACGCACCGATGAAGGCGAGCGAACGCTTTCAGAATGAAATTGAACTAGGAGCTGGATTCATGGTTTCTGATAACCAATCACTGGGTGTTAAATATACAGTAAGTAAACTAGGCAGCAAGAAGACCGAAACCCAAGGCGCGGTAAACTATTACCTCTACTTCTAATCAAGCTAGCTTGCCTGCAAGGGCAAGTTATCTTGCTCCAAGTGATTTCAGAACCACAATACTCAGGCCTTGCCGGAGTGTTGTGGTTTTTTGTTTTTGTAGCGCAGTAACTCTCGCCGTAAATCGCTTTTCAGTATTTCTAATCATCTCTAGCAGCCACCAAATTGCTTGGTAAAAGTTAGATGACTAAATTGACCTTATCAAGTTTCACTGTGACAAGGAAAGTAAACCAATTTTAACGGACCGGTGAGCACATAACCCTGAAATGAGGTAATCATGATGAAGAAAACTATCCTAGCCGCAGCAATCGCTTTTACTACAGCTTTTGGAACACAAGCCATCGAACTTCACCAACCAGACCGTGATTATATTGAGGCATCCACGGCTGTTGGTGTTTCGCAATCAAACTGGGACTCAGGCCAATCGGCTAAGTTAACGTTTAAAAATGCGTATCGATATACATATAACCTAGAGATGTCAAAAGGTGAATTTACTCATGACCTCGGTAAAGCAAAAGGGTTCGATTTAACGGGGGTCAAAGGGCACGATGTTGATGGCGAGCTCCCAATGGATGTTCTACTGCGTGACCGCTTGAACATCGAATCTCTCGTGTTACTGAAAGATGGCCAACTGGTAGACGAATACTACTGGTCAGGAATGGATAAAGATCATCTTCACTTGATGATGAGTGTAACTAAGTCATTTACTGCTCTTACTGTGCAAACATTAGTTCAAGAAGGCAAAATTGAACTGAATAAACTAATTTCTGATTACTTACCAGAATTGAAGCAATCAGGCTTCGCCGATGCAACCGTTCAAGAAGTGCTTGATATGCGCTCTGGTGTTAAGATCGAATTTACTCCAGGCAAGATTTGGGATGAGCGTATGACAAACGTTCAAGAGTGGAATGGTGTCAACAACTACCCACAATTGAACTCGATACTCGATTTTGCAGCGACACTGGGTCAGCGAAGTGATGTACAAACAGGTCAAGCGTTTGACTATCAATGTGTGAATACAGAGGTGTTAGGTATGCTGATTCAGAGGGTGACAGGCATGTCTGCTGGTCAAGCGATGGAGGAGCGTCTTTGGAAGCGCGTCGGTTTTGAACATAATGCTCGTCTACAGTCAAACTCACAAGGTGAAGCGGTTATGTCTGGTGGCCTAAATGCAACCACTCGAGACGCTGCAATCATGATGGATGTATTAGTGAACGGTGGTAAGAATCGTGCTGGCGAACAGATCCTAGCTCCGGAGTATATTGATAACCTGATGAATGGTAATGACGAGGTTAAAAGTGCTTGGAAACATGATGGATTCTCTGCTCTACTTGCCGATGCTTGGTATAAAGATCAGTTCCGTGTGCTTAATGTTGGTGGGCACAGATATATCTTAATGGTGGGCATTCATGGTCAGGTGATTGTTGGAGAGCCGGCAACAGGCAAAGTAATCGCGATGAATGGTGCACAAGACGAAATGCAAGCAGTGCGTACTGTGAGTATGCTCATGATAGATGCGGTACCAGCCTTGTTAGACGCTATTCAATAATATCTACAAACACAACAATGAGTAAGTAAAACAACGTCATTGTCATGCTAACCCAATGGAGTTGAGCTAGTTCGATAGGGATGTCGATAGCGATTCAATCACCTTGTAAAAATTAAATTCGGCAATAGGCAATGCTTGCTACTTTAATTATTAAATCTTCTCTTTGTTAATTTAAATTGAATTATATTCTGGCGGTTATAACTTCAAGGTGCTGATGTTTTAAAAGTTACACCATTCGAATAGTATTCATTTCGTTCCTTGAATAGACCTATATTTCTTGATGATGCCTAGGTCAGAATTATCCACTAATATATATTCGGAGTTTCTCGTGAAGAAAACTATTCTATCTGCACTAGTATTAGCTGCAGTATCCGCTCCTTCATTCGCAACCGTCAAAGTAGATGTTTACAACGAATCAAAAATGGAAGGTGACCGCCACTCTAAGCAGGGTGTTGAAGTACAGTATGCAATGGATATGGGGCTAGGTTTCGGCATTGAAGTTGATACCAATAAAGCGGTTGAGTTGAGTACTAACTATGTGTGGGCTATGGACAATGGCTTTTATTTAAAACCGCAGATGAGCTACGTTTTTAAAGGTGAAAAGTCTCAAAAAACACCATGGATAGATATGGCGAGTTCTGCTCCAGGAGAGGATGAAAAATACACTTATCTTCAATTGGAAGGGTTTGATGGTGAAAACTCAGACACATTTAAAGCAGGCCTAGAAGGTGGCCTCCAGTTTGGTAATGGTTTCTATACTGCATTACGTTACCGTTTTGATAAGCAAACTGATGCTACATCAATTAAGTTTAATATTGCCCAAAATGCTAAAGGAAAGTCTGCTAAAGAGTATAGTAAGTTGGCGGATAGTCGCTCACTAATTGGTCGCACAGATATTGTATTGGGTTATGATTTTGGTTTTCTCACACTGCAAGGTAAAGGTATTCACAAGGCTGAGCTAAATAAAGACATTAAAGATGCATACAAGGCAGTCCACATGAAAGATAGCGGTTGGGGCACTGAACTAAAAGCCACAATCACAGCTTTCGACGGTGTTGCACCATACCTTCAATTAGCCTCTCGCGAGACAACAAGAAAAGGCTTCGATAACAACGAAGTTAAGCTAGGTGTAGCATTCTCATTCTAATATAGATGCTACTGAGAGGCCAACGGAAGGCCCTCACCTCACACACATCTTGTTCGCTCTGATAGGGCGTTTAGATACAGACTCGTCAAATACTCTTGTTTCACTCCAAACTTTCCGTTCACAAAAATTTATTGTTCATGAGTTCAAAACAAAAAATCCTTGCAAAAATATTGGCTTGGTTTTCATTCTTCGTTGCTTTCTACTTATCTCTACCATACATTGTCATTAAATTAGTATCGCTGAATTACTAATTATTCTCGTTATTTCAGCCAAGAAAAAACCGCTTTAAAGCGGTTTTGGTGTCTTTATAGCAATAGGCTAACCCCATTATGGCTTAAGAATCGAGTTCGATGAGGTATTCAATCAATTCATTCAACTCACCGAGTGATTTTAAGTTATGTAGAATGACTTCCTTGTTGCCATTAAC
This genomic interval from Vibrio agarivorans contains the following:
- a CDS encoding MarR family transcriptional regulator, producing the protein MIFDIWGQLDDLRRSEKAVLGWLASNAVGNTWTVKFSQKEVMYELGFTQPTVSKAVSRLKELGYVNGKPRARSVYVDFDKLDSLRM
- a CDS encoding phosphatase PAP2 family protein, whose product is MKKKATLIIAATISTSVIAKSKTETAGDIGQFALPLSALAIAWSKDDNQGMWELTKGFAITQGITHTTKFLVDAERPNGSNFDSFPSGHTAAAFSGAAFLHHRYGLSYGLPAYIASNYVGYSRMYGEKHWSSDVLVGALLAYTVSYAVTTRFAPNNFSVTPTNFGRSDTQGISLNLSFK
- a CDS encoding DMT family transporter, producing MFYLAIAIISEVIATTLLPFTNGFTKFAPSVGCALGYAAAFYFLSLATASGMSSSTAYAIWCGVGIVLIALVQAMFGKVPNGQVIVGLLLIVSGVTMINLGGNISH
- a CDS encoding serine hydrolase domain-containing protein, whose protein sequence is MKKSILAATFALTTAFAAQASEVHKPDMQFLEKVGAVGITQDNWDRENESMTYQQAYKFTHHIKMSPGNYVWNLGDTKQRLDLDKLTGNDFDGEYPLSVILPGRLKADSLVVLKDGELVHEQYWNGMHKAKTHLEMSATKSYTAILLATFVAEGRVNMKDQITQYLPELKGSGFDGATVEQVADMRSGIFVHKNVGGMYSDKMSETQDWNGPSKYDYKNIIEVAQELTSRTDVKRGEAFDYLCMNTEMLAQVMERLEGKRYAEILEERLFKQMGAEYGAEMMTNRDGEAIASGGLHITARDGVKLMHILMNEGKNNLGEQVVPKQFIEDLIEGNDEVKSAWKHDPFSALLADAWYKDQIRVLNVDGRRYITFVGVSGQVTVGEPATKTVIKMHGSQDDWQHPRTVSMTFLDVVPTLLKAVDELK
- a CDS encoding serine hydrolase domain-containing protein, translated to MMKKTILAAAIAFTTAFGTQAIELHQPDRDYIEASTAVGVSQSNWDSGQSAKLTFKNAYRYTYNLEMSKGEFTHDLGKAKGFDLTGVKGHDVDGELPMDVLLRDRLNIESLVLLKDGQLVDEYYWSGMDKDHLHLMMSVTKSFTALTVQTLVQEGKIELNKLISDYLPELKQSGFADATVQEVLDMRSGVKIEFTPGKIWDERMTNVQEWNGVNNYPQLNSILDFAATLGQRSDVQTGQAFDYQCVNTEVLGMLIQRVTGMSAGQAMEERLWKRVGFEHNARLQSNSQGEAVMSGGLNATTRDAAIMMDVLVNGGKNRAGEQILAPEYIDNLMNGNDEVKSAWKHDGFSALLADAWYKDQFRVLNVGGHRYILMVGIHGQVIVGEPATGKVIAMNGAQDEMQAVRTVSMLMIDAVPALLDAIQ